The genomic window CTGTTTTTTCGGGTTTCCCTACATAATTGTAGAGGTAGGCGATATGATGGCTCGGCTCATTTCCCTGGGCATATTGCCCAATTAGTCCGGTGATGTCTACCTGTTCCCGGCCGGTGGTCTTATCGGGAGCGGCAAAAATAGCATCGATAAACTGTTCGAATTTTTCCTTTCCGCCATGTGCGGCAATCAGTCCCGGGATATCCTGCTGAACAGAATAGGAATAATGCCAGGAATTTCCTTCCGTGTAATTGTTATTCACTTCTCTCGGCTCAAAAGGCTCGTACCAGTTCCCGTTTTTTCTAGGCTGCATAAATCCGTTCTTAGGATTGTAAAGGTTTTTCCAGTTCTGGGAACGTTTCATAAAATACTGATAATCTTCTTTCTTTCCTAAAATTTTGGCCATCTGGGCGATGCACCAGTCGTCATATGCATATTCTACGGTTTTGGATACGCTTTCGTGCTCATCATCAATGCTGATGAAATTGTTTTGCTTGTAAGCATTCAACCCGAAAATATCCAGCATTGCCGAATGTTTGGAGGCTTCAAAGGCTTTTTCATAATCAAATCCTGTGATTCCTTTGGTCATCGCATCGGCGATTACAGAAACCGAATGGTAACCGATCATGCATTCCGTTTCGTTGGAAGCGAGTTCCCAAACCGGAAGCTTTCCGCCCTGCTCGTATTGTTTGATAAAAGTATTGATGAAATCTGCCGTTCTTTTGCGGTCGATTAACGTCATTAAAGGATGGGCACCTCTGAAAGTGTCCCAAAGCGAGAATACCGAATAATAATCGAATCCTCTGGCCATATAAAATTTGTTGTCTCGGCCCCTATATTTTCCGTCCACATCCATATTGATGTTCGGCTGGGTGAAAACGTGATACATTGCCGTGTAAAAAACAGTCAGCTTATCTTTGTTGGACGATTTCACTTCGATTTTAGACAGTTCCTGATCCCAGTCGGCCACAGCCTGTCTTCTTATGGTTTCAAAATCATTCGATTTTCCTTCAGCCAGCATATTTTTTCCGGCTCCTTCATAGCCTGTTGGGGAAATGGAAACTTTTACAGCGATCTTTTCTCCTTTTTTAACTTTGGAAGAAAATGCCAGTGCCAGTTGTGTTCCGGTAAAAAGATTGTTCTCATTCTTTCCGTTTACTGTTTTTTTTGAAATTTTCATCGGCTTGGAAAACTCAATTCTGGCATAGATATACTGATTGGTCGCCCAGGCTTCACTTCTGCGGAAAACTTCAATGGTTTTGCTGTCAATGATCTTTACTTCGCCTTCCAGCAATTTATCTCTGTGATTTAAATCTAAAATAATATTCGCATCTCCGGCATTGTTGAAGGTGTACTCATGGTAACCGACTCTTTTAGTCGTGGTTAAACGCACATCAATATTATGCTTATCCAATTTTACCGAATAAAATCCGGCCGTTGCTTTTTCATTTTTATGCGAAAATGATGATGAATATTCTTTGGGAGTCAGTCCAGGTTTCCCCATCGTCGGCATTAGCATGATATCGCCGTAGTCCGAAACACCCGTTCCGTTCAGATGGGTATGGGAAAATCCGTAGATCACGGAATCGGAGTAGTGGTAGCCGCTGCAGCCATCCCAGCTTCCGTCGATTCTTGTATCGGGAGAAAGCTGTACCATCCCGAAAGGTACGATGGCTCCCGGAAACGTATGCCCGTGGCCGCCTGTCCCGATAAATGGATTCACATATTGCGAATAATGCTGCGAAAACAGATTATGAGCAATAATCCCAAGAAGAATGATAAATAATCTTTTCATAGATAAAAATTAAAATTCCCCTAAAGTACTATAAAATTCGTTTTCACAAAAGAAAATATCTATCAGTCCTTTTACTTATTCTAAATAGCTAAAAATTACGTAAATTTGTAAACAATTTATTTAGTTTATGTTGACGAAAGAAAAGGTTCAGGATTTCCTTAAGGAAATAGAAGTTGATGATTTGGTGAACAACCTGCAGATCATGGGCGCTGATGTATATATAGACATGACGGCACACTCTCCGGCCATGCACGAAAAGAAAAAACTGGAGGCAGCCATGAAACAGGCGTTTGCCAGCGAATTTGGGGAAGAAGTGAATCTTAAATTAAAGATCGTCTCTCCGGAGCCGAGCGAAATTCAGCAAAGTCAGATCAAAGGGAAGCAGATTCCCGGGATTCAGAATATCATCGCCATCGCTTCCGGAAAAGGAGGAGTTGGAAAGTCTACTGTTTCTGCCAATATGGCGGTGACATTAGCAAAAATGGGCTTTAAGGTAGGATTGTTGGATGCCGATATTTATGGGCCGTCTGTTCCAACCATGTTCGATACGGAAGGCGAAAAGCCAATTTCTGTAGAGGTAAACGGTAAAAGCTTAATGAAGCCTGTTGAAAATTACGGTGTTAAAATGCTTTCAATAGGATATTTCTCTGGAGCCAACCAGGCGGTGGTGTGGAGAGGCCCAATGGCATCAAAAGCACTGAACCAGATGATCCGTGATGCGGCATGGGGTGAGCTTGATTTCTTACTGATTGACCTTCCTCCGGGAACGGGAGATATCCACCTGTCCATTATCCAGGAAGTTCCGGTAACGGGAGCGGTTATTGTAAGTACGCCTCAGCATGTAGCATTGGCAGACGTAAGAAAAGGGATTGCAATGTTCCAGATGGAAAGCATTAATATTCCGGTACTTGGATTAATTGAGAATATGGCCTATTTCACGCCGGAAGAACTGCCGGACAATAAATATTATATCTTCGGACAGCAGGGAGCACAATATCTGGCAGACGATCTTGGGATCCCGGTACTGGGTGAAATTCCACTGATCCAGAGCATCCGCGAAGCAGGTGATGTCGGAAGGCCGGCTGCTTTACAGGAAAATTCTACAATTGCAGAGATCTATACCGAAACTGCCCGTAAAATGGTAGAAAGCCTGGTGGAAAGAAATAAAAACCTTCCTCCTACGGAAGCCGTAAAAATTACAACAATGGCAGGATGCTCGCCGAAAGCGAAATAAGATATTCCTGCATCTGAAAACCAATTGAACTGAAAAATATGGAAACAAATATAGCACACGAAGATACCGTAACAAGAGTAATGGAAGCCCTGGAAAGCATCAGGCCTTTCCTCAATAAAGACGGAGGAGATATCGAGCTTATCGATGTAAAGGATAACCTGGTGTATGTAAAGCTTTTGGGAAACTGTTCGGGATGTTCCCTGAATTTTTCGACCCTGAAACTTGGGGTGGAAAATACGATCAAACAGCACGCGCCTGAGATCGAAAGAGTAGTAAGCGTAGAGTAGAACTCTGAAAAATATAAAAAAGACAGATCATAACGATCTGTCTTTTTTGTTTGCTTCAAAAAGTATTATATTACCTTAAAGAATTTTAAGGATTAAACAACCGGGCTCACTCCTCCGTCAATCAGATAATTGGATCCTGTGATGTAATCTGCTTCGGAGGAGACAAGAAATCCCACAAGGTTTGCAATTTCTTCAGGTTCAGCCATTCTGCCCAGCGGAATTTCTCCCACTCTGCTCATAAGCGTTTTGAAAGCTTCATCGGTTGAAATATTCGATGATTTGGCGATGTTTTCGATAAATTCGTTCATCAAAGGCGTTTTTACGACTCCCGGAGAAACAGCATTGACGCGGATTCCTTTCGGGCCGACTTCGCGTGACAATGCTTTGGTGTATGCATTCAGCGCGGCTTTAGCGGCGGAATACGTCATGGTCATCTCCCAGAGCGGCTGTTGGGCGGCATAAGTGGAAATATTGATGATAACCCCGCTTTTCTTTTCGATCATCGTAGGCAGCAACGCCTTGTTTACACGGACCGCCGACATTAAATTCAGCTGGAAATCGTTATTCCAATGTTCATCTGTAAGGGTGCTGAAGCTTCCGCCTTCACTGAGGTTGGCACCTGCATTATTTACGATAATATCAATTCCGCCGAATTTTTCCAGAATTTCTTTGGCCATTATTTCGGCACTTCCGGGTTGGGCAAGATCTGCCTGAATAAAATAATATTCTTCCGGATTTTCTTTCGGCGGAGTTCTGGCCACTACAATAATTGTTGCCCCGGCAGTGTTAAGCTTGTCGGCGATTGCCTTTCCTATACCTTTTGTGCCTCCTGTTACAAGGGCGGTTTTTCCGTTTAATTGGATCATAATTTTTGTTTTAAGTTATTTTTTATTTTGAAACGATCGTTTTAAAATTGGGTAAAAAATTTTATCTTTTTAATTGGCGGATTACAAAATCGGCCATGTCCGTAATTTTCCGGCTGTCCTGATGCAACACAAATGAATTGTACCAGCCGATCAATACACTGCCCAAATGGTCTGCAATAATACCGGCATCTTCATCAGTGGATATTTCTCCTGCATTCTGGGCTTTTTCTATTAAATTTTGCAGGAATTGATGGTTAAAATGATCATAGGCATTTACGGCTGCCTGAATTTCCGGATTTTCACCTTCGGTTTCGAACGTTGCTTTTATGCAGAGGCAGCTGCTGGGCTCGGTAGTGATAATGTGTGCTGCATCCCGGATGAAATTTTCCAATGCCTCTATTGGTGAGCCATACTCTTTATACCGCTCTTCCGTTGCCCGGATCCGCATATCGGTGTAATTTTTAATACATCTGATAAACAGCTTCTGCTTGTCCCCAATTGTATTGTAAAGACTGCTGCTGTTGATCTGCATCGCATCGGTCAGGTCACGCATAGAAGTTGAGGCATAACCTTTCTTCCAGAAAACTTCCATCGCTTTCTGAATTGCCTGCTCTTCATCAAATTCTAATAATCTTGCCATGATGGTACAAAGGTATATATTATTTTGAAATGATTGTTTTAAAATTGAAAAAAATTTCTTCGAAGAAAAAAATAGAGGTTGTTCTCCAATGTATTTTCGACTCCAACTTTTACTTTTAATTAAATCCTTTTTCTAAATCTGAATGGTGTAAGCTACTACTATATCAATTTATAACTTAAGGATGTACGTAAACTATATTTATTAGAGAAAAATCAATTTTAATAATATATTGTGGTATATTGAAGTATATTAAGATCAAAAAAATGCGATCAATTACGGGAAAGACAGGTCTATACTTGATTGTGTGGATGAGCACCTTACTTATTAAACCACAAATTATACCTGTAATTTCTAACAATGGTAGATTTTTCATCTTTATTTTTGCATTTTTTAACAAAAGCTCAGAAAAAATTAGGAAATTTTCATAGTAATAATTCTACGTTCAGATGAGTGTTTTATGTATTATTTTTGCTGAAATTTTTTTGCAACGCTTTATACAAAGGCTTTTTGTAATATAATTTTTTGTTTCATTTTTTTGCTGAGTATTTCCTGCCAATTGCTAAAATAAGAAACAGGAAATTCTGAAAGTTCTGAGGTCGATACGCTGTACAAAATACCGCATCCTTTTCAAACAGATAAAAATTGTAATGAATAATATGGTATTTGGTCTGCTACTTGTTATGCAATTGTAAATTAATTCAAAAAATGATTTCCTACATAGCGGGAGATCATTTTACGGAATATCTTGTCAAAAAAACTAGACTATGAAAAATATACTCATTGCTGACGGTCATTATGTTGTAAGAACAGGTACTGCTCTTGTCATCAAAAGCAAACTTCAGTATCCCTGCGATATTGATTTTGCAGAAACATATACCGAGACAAAAGAAAAAGTTTCCAAAAAAACATACGACCTGCTTATTATTGATATTGATATACCGCAAAGTATTTTCAAGGCTATGATTAAAGATTTAAAAAGAAAGCAGAAACAGCTTAAAATCCTGATCTTTTCAACATATGACGAAAATGTCGGCATACAGTATATTGAAGAAGGGGCTGCCGGCTATCTGAATAAAGGCGCTTCGGAAGCTGAAATTCTCACGGCAATAACTTCCGTTTTCGAGGAAGGATATTTTTATACATTTAACATGATGAAAAAGCTGGTAACTCAGTCTGCAGACAGCCACTCTGTTGACAGGCTTTCCAAAAGGGAGTTTCAGATCTTTAAGCTTTTGGCGGAAGGCAACGGGAATATTGAAATTTCCAACAGCCTGAATCTGAAAATGTCAACCATCAGTACATACAAAAAGAAAATCTTCGAGAAACTTCAGGTAAAAAATATAGTGGATCTTGTGAGGATTTACGATGATATGCATTAAAAATAACCCGGTAAATTACATTAGATCTTTATTTAAATTTTTAATAATTTCTTTAATAACAACGAATACTTCCGTAGATCTTTCCCGGATGATCAGTTTATTCTTTTTGTTTTTGATCAGCTCTGTGAAATGATTGTCTTCCGTATTAATGTCCACTATATAAGCACCGTATTTCAAAGCGGTTTCAGCAATGGCCAGTGGTAGATTCGTTGCTCCGGAAGTCCCGGCAATAAAGAGGACACCGCTATTTTTAGCAACTTTTAAAGCGCTGAACTTCTTATTCGTCTTTTCATCATAATATTCATCGAACCATAGGATATTCGGCCGCATCCAATGTCCGCAGTCCGGGCAGGTAAGCAGTTCGATCTCTCTTTCCGTAAGGTCTTCGTCAATATTTTTTCCTTTGACCTCTTCCGGGAGGCCGATAATCCCTTTACAGCCGTTGGAACATTTAATTTCCCGGTTGTTTCCGTGAATTTCGTACAGTCTTGTACTTCCTGCCCGGCGGTGAAGGTTATCAATGTTCTGGGTAACGAGATGAAACCTGTCTTTCAGCATACCCTCAATTTCCGCGAGTTCAAAATGGCTTTCATTGGGAGCCGCATTTTCGAACATTTTCTTTCTGAACAAGGCGTATTGCCAAACTTCCTCAGGATGCTGCCTGAAATACCGCAGCGTCCCGAATTCCTCAGGCTTATGAAATTGAGTTCCCTTCACCCAGATGCCGTCGATCCCCCGGTAAGTCGGGATTCCGCTGTCTGAGGAAATTCCTGCGCCGGTTAAAAAAGTGAAAAGATTCCGTTTTTCTTTACGGTAAACCTGGTGGATAATTTCTTCTAGCTGCTGTTTCATGGTCTTTAAAAAGTAAAACTAATTAAATTTTAATTAATAAAAAAAGCCCCGGAAAACCGGGACTTCATTTAATCAACTAAATAATATATTCTACTTTACAATGACTCTTTTCACATAGCCTTCCGAAGTCTTTACCAGATATACACCGGCAGAAAGTTTCGAAGTCTCGATTGTTAAAGCATTTTTCTCCTTGTTTATTAATTTTCCGGACATATCGTACAATTCGTAATCCTGCGCTCTGTTAAAATACAGCGTATTTCCTCTCGCAACCGGATTTGGGAAAATATTGAACGTTGCTTTTTCAGCTTTCACATCGCCGGTGCCCAGGGTGGCAGCACCCGTCACCTCATACATCGATAAGGTTCCGCTGATTTCATTGGCTACGATGACATATCCTTTTCCGGTAGTGGTATTGCCCGGAGCGATGTAGGTGATGCCTTCCGGCCCGTTATCACCTCCATAAGCCGAAGTCATACGAGAATGTTTATAATCGGTAAATGTCGGATTGTTCGGATCGGTAATGTTGTATACCATCACGCCGCCGGTTCTTTCCAGGGTAATAAAAGCATAGGTCTGTCCGTTAATATTGCCCAATGCCACACCTTCCGGTTCAGGTCCTTTTGCACGGCTTCTGCTCTTCACGGTATTCGATTCGTTATCGGCATTGAAGATCAGCGGGTGATTGGCGGCAATATAACGCTCGAAACGGTCTCCGCTGTCATAAACGATCTGCCGGGTATCGGCATTGAAAATAGAAAACGAACGGGCTCCCAGTGCTGCCATTTCTTCAAAATCGGCATTGCTGTCCGTATTTCCGGTAGCATTCGAAACCCTGAATCTTCCCAGGTTATACGATGCTTTCAAAACCGACGCCTGAGGAAACACTGCCGGATCTAATGTATAGGCATTGGCGCCAACCGTCGTTCTTTCGCTGAAACCGGAAAGGTCTTTTTCATCTCCTTCATTTGCCGTTACGATATAATTGGTATTCCCGACTTTATAATTCTGTACGGCATCCGGTGTGTAATATGCTTTTACCGGCCAGTTGGCAATTAATATTTCTCCGTTGTTGTCTGATGCGTCAAAGCCGTTTCCGGGAATGCTCATGTCTTTTTTGCCTAAGCCCCAGATTCCGGTGATGGTTTTTGAAGCTAGATTTACTTCGGCAACGGCATTGTTTTCCTGTAAGGTCACCCAGGCTTTCTGGCTGTCTGAGCTTATTGTGATGTATTCCGGCTCAAGATCCTGGGAAAGGGTATTGTTGGTTCTTACTTTTCTCAAACCCGTTGCTGCCAGCGCGGCTACCTGCGAGTCAAAAGCGTTGAAGTTCAGCGTAGTTACATTGCTCTGTGTAAGATTGGCAATTCCGCCTGAAATATCGATAATACTGATGGTTCCTTCAGGATCCACGGTATAGGCATCATTTGGCTCGCCTTCGTTTGCGGTCATTACTTTGGTTCCGTCCGGCGAAAATGTTATCATATCCGGAAGTGCTCCTACCGTTACCTGCTTCAGGAAGTTTCCGTTGATATCAAAGAAAACCACTGATCCGTTTTGCTGCGGATTGGTATTCGGAGACGCGGCGGCAATAATTCCGTTTTTCACGGCAATACTGGTAATACCGCCGTATGGTGCCATATTGATGGTATTTACAACCGACGGCTGATTTGGGTTGCTGAAATTAATAATATCAAAAACATCTGTAATCGAACTGATGGTGAATAACCTTTGCGTAGCAGGATCATGAACGACAATTTCCGTGGAGCTGGTGTTGGTTCCCGAGGGATCAAAACTTCCGATGTAGTTCAGGGAAATCTGCTGGGTGGGAATCGGTGACGGCTTATCGTTATCTACAATATAAACCGTTGCATTGCTATCGCCCGAAATCGTTGCACCGACAGGGTTTTCAAGGCTTACCACAAAATATTCTGCCTGCTGTTCTTCTGCGGTATCGTCAATAATCGGGATATTTACCGTGTAGCTTGTTGTGGAAGGGGTAAGGGTGATGGTCTGATTGGCCAGTGTGAAATCATTGCTGTCCGCCGTACTGAATGGAGCCGGCTTTATGACCAAATTAACCGTTGCATTGGAAGGATTGGAAATATTTAATTTAAAAGCCAGGTTTCCTGAATTTTCATTGACTTTAATAAAATTTTTATCTAAAGAAACCGATGTTCCTGCTGTTGTAAAAATAGAAGAAGTGGTTGCTGTTACTGCATTGTCGCTGGTATCTTCCACCATATTCGGCTTTAAGGCCAGGTAATACGTCTGGTTAGGAACCAATCCGGAAGTGGGGATGACCGTAATTTTATTGTTGGCGAAAGTCGTAGTGAAGGGAATTTGGGAACCTGTAGCATTTCCAAGACGGAAATCCACAAGCATTTGTGCATTAGAATCGTTGATAGCCGAATTGTCCGTTAACCGTACGTTTTCATTAAAGGTAAGGGTAGGGTTTACCGTCGTAGAAGCATTATTTGTGTTATTTGAAGGAAGGTAAGTTACGGTTGGGGGAGTGGTGTCCGCAGCAGTGGCAGGAGTGGCATCTACTGTAAAATTATCAAAACGGTTGTTGCCTACGGTTCCGCCGCTGCCTGCCGCAAATTCAACTTTTAATTTGAAATTCGGATTGTTGGAAACACCCGGCACCGCTGAAAAATCAAAGGTAACCAGCTGCGGATCTGCATCCAGAGGAGAAACGGTTTGATAGGTGGTAAACGTAGTTCCGTCCGTCGAATATTTCCAGGTCTGAGTGCCTGCTCCCGATCCGGATCTTCTTGTGGTAAATTTTACCACCACATTATTGAACCCCGTCGTCGGTAAATTAAACTGCAGGCTCCCGTTGATCGGGTTATTGTATCGCAAGTGGCTTCCGGCAGCATCTCCGTTTCTGGCATTGAGATTCTGAACACTGAAGTTCTGGCCTGTTCCTCCGGCAAAATCGATATCGGTACTTCCATTGGCTACTGCTGTCATCGATCCGCTGACGGCAGTATAGGTTGGCGTTGTAATGGCTGCTGAAGAAGCATTATTGTTAAAATTCCAGTAATGGATAAGGGAAGTCTGTGCGGAAACCGCTCCCTGAAGGAAAAATGCGGCGATCACAGAACTTTTCAACAAGTAGTTGTTAATCATTTTTTACTTACTTTAAATTTATGCAAAAATGAAGTTTCTGTTTTGCAAACATTTTAAGCAAATTTTAATAAATGATTAATAAAAAGATATTCCGAAAAGGATTCAGGGTGAAAAAGATACAGGAATCCACAAAAAAGATAAACCGTCATCCCGGATAACGATGGAAGCGTTCAGTTTTGGTAAAGCTTATTCTATTTGGAAACCTGACCTGAAAAATGTAAATTTTTTCCCGTTAATTTATTATTTCCTTCCAAAGGATGTTTCTGCATATAGAAAAACCCTGAAATAGCAGTCAGGACCAATAAAATGAAAGCAACCAAAAAAATTCTCTTTAACATTTCTTTCATATCGCTAAATTTTTAATGTCCTTGATTTCTAATGTTGAGGTTGGGTATCCTTTCAGCACTGCATTGATCATTGCAATACCCACTTCCTGTAAAGTTAATGATTTTGAAGGGAATACAACAGGAAAAATCCAAATAAATGGTTTAAAGAACCATTTTACATTTTCCTGGCCTTCAAACGGTTTCATAAATCCCGGCCGGAAATTGTAAGCGGCCCTGAAACCCAACTTCCTGAGCGCGTTTTCTGTCCTTCCTTTTACCCGGGCCCACATCATTTTCCCGCTCTCGGTTTTATCTGTATATAATCCGGAAACATAGTTGAAAACCATATCCTGGTTCTGGCTGAGCACCGCTTTTGCGAAGTGCAGCGTCATATCGTAAGTGATTTTGGTGTAGTCTTCTTCACTCATTCCTGCGCTGCTGATTCCCGCACAGAAAAAAACGGCATCATATCCTTTGAAATTTTCGTCATTCGGATCGATCTTCAGAAAATCGGAAACTATATATTCTTTCAGCTTGGCGTGCTTCTTTCCGGAGGGCTTCCGGCTCACACTTAAAATTTCGGAAATGTTCGGATTTTCAAGACATTCCATCAAAACGCCTTCCCCTACCATTCCTGTTGCTCCTGTTAGAATTATTTTAATTGAGTTCATTTATATGCTTATTACTAATAGTGACGTTTGACTTTTGTTTTTACTTTATGTGGTATCAAAAATTATACAAATTTGTAGAAGGGTGAAGGGTGAATGGTCAATTTCTTAGAGTCAATTTCAATAGTCAATGAGTGAATAATCAATTTCTTTTCAGTAAAATGTTCTGCTTCTGTTTTGGTGATCTCAATATCATATCAGCGAACAGCATGGAAAGATTCGGGCTTAGATTCCTAAAGGAATGACAATCTCTGTGCTTTGAAAAACCGGTAGCATATCAAACATTCACTACTATTCACCACGAAGTAAATTCACCATTCACAGCACCCGTTTATCCAAAAGAAAACCGGCCGATAACAATTCGGCCGGTTTAATTTATGTTTAAGCAATTACTTCTTATCCTGCAGCTTGCTGTAAATATTATGGATCAGCCCGTCTGCAACGGAGATTTTAGGTACAAAAATCCTGTTGATCTCCGACCACGACATCACGTTGTTGAAAACCTTCAGGGCATGCACCAACACGTCAGCCCGGTCTTCGCGGAGGTTGTATTTGGTCATCCTTTCATCAACCGTAAGATCATTGAATTCTTTATGTACTTTTTTAAGATGGGAAAGAGACATCGGTTTGCCGTCTTTGGTCTTGCTCATGGAGAATACTTTATTGATGTTCCCACCGGAGCCAATGGCCACGATCGGCTTTTTGCTGTTGATATTCTTCCGGATCTCTTCTTTCATATCTTTCCAATTGTCCGGCGTTACTAGGTTGTTCAGCAAACGGATGGTTCCGATATTGAATGACTTTTCATAGATCATCTTTCCGTTTTCATAGAAGGTAAGCTCGGTGGAACCGCCGCCCACATCAATATAAAGATAGGCAAATTCATTATCCAGTCCTTCTGCTATGTGGTTTTCAAAAACCAACCCGGCTTCTTCATCTCCGGAGATGATTTCGATATTGATTCCCGAAGTTGTTTGTACTTCACTAATGATTTCCTGGCCGTTAGCAGCATCCCGCATAGCACTCGTGGCACACGCCCGGTAATGTTCCACTTTATAGATCTTCATCAGGTCGCTGAAAATTTTCATGGAATCAATGACCATTTTTTCCCGTTCTTCCCCGATTTTCCCGAGTGTGAAGACATCCATCCCCAAACGTAAAGGGATTCTCAACAGGTTAAGCTTAATGAATTCCGGCTTTTTGTTATTGATTTTTACTTCATTGATCAACAGTCGGGCTGCATTACTTCCTATATCTATGGCTGCAATCTTCATTCTTTATT from Chryseobacterium sp. SORGH_AS_0447 includes these protein-coding regions:
- a CDS encoding NifU family protein; this translates as METNIAHEDTVTRVMEALESIRPFLNKDGGDIELIDVKDNLVYVKLLGNCSGCSLNFSTLKLGVENTIKQHAPEIERVVSVE
- a CDS encoding SDR family oxidoreductase, whose protein sequence is MIQLNGKTALVTGGTKGIGKAIADKLNTAGATIIVVARTPPKENPEEYYFIQADLAQPGSAEIMAKEILEKFGGIDIIVNNAGANLSEGGSFSTLTDEHWNNDFQLNLMSAVRVNKALLPTMIEKKSGVIINISTYAAQQPLWEMTMTYSAAKAALNAYTKALSREVGPKGIRVNAVSPGVVKTPLMNEFIENIAKSSNISTDEAFKTLMSRVGEIPLGRMAEPEEIANLVGFLVSSEADYITGSNYLIDGGVSPVV
- a CDS encoding Mrp/NBP35 family ATP-binding protein, translating into MLTKEKVQDFLKEIEVDDLVNNLQIMGADVYIDMTAHSPAMHEKKKLEAAMKQAFASEFGEEVNLKLKIVSPEPSEIQQSQIKGKQIPGIQNIIAIASGKGGVGKSTVSANMAVTLAKMGFKVGLLDADIYGPSVPTMFDTEGEKPISVEVNGKSLMKPVENYGVKMLSIGYFSGANQAVVWRGPMASKALNQMIRDAAWGELDFLLIDLPPGTGDIHLSIIQEVPVTGAVIVSTPQHVALADVRKGIAMFQMESINIPVLGLIENMAYFTPEELPDNKYYIFGQQGAQYLADDLGIPVLGEIPLIQSIREAGDVGRPAALQENSTIAEIYTETARKMVESLVERNKNLPPTEAVKITTMAGCSPKAK
- a CDS encoding Sir2 family NAD-dependent protein deacetylase, whose translation is MKQQLEEIIHQVYRKEKRNLFTFLTGAGISSDSGIPTYRGIDGIWVKGTQFHKPEEFGTLRYFRQHPEEVWQYALFRKKMFENAAPNESHFELAEIEGMLKDRFHLVTQNIDNLHRRAGSTRLYEIHGNNREIKCSNGCKGIIGLPEEVKGKNIDEDLTEREIELLTCPDCGHWMRPNILWFDEYYDEKTNKKFSALKVAKNSGVLFIAGTSGATNLPLAIAETALKYGAYIVDINTEDNHFTELIKNKKNKLIIRERSTEVFVVIKEIIKNLNKDLM
- a CDS encoding response regulator transcription factor, with product MKNILIADGHYVVRTGTALVIKSKLQYPCDIDFAETYTETKEKVSKKTYDLLIIDIDIPQSIFKAMIKDLKRKQKQLKILIFSTYDENVGIQYIEEGAAGYLNKGASEAEILTAITSVFEEGYFYTFNMMKKLVTQSADSHSVDRLSKREFQIFKLLAEGNGNIEISNSLNLKMSTISTYKKKIFEKLQVKNIVDLVRIYDDMH
- a CDS encoding GH92 family glycosyl hydrolase, with amino-acid sequence MKRLFIILLGIIAHNLFSQHYSQYVNPFIGTGGHGHTFPGAIVPFGMVQLSPDTRIDGSWDGCSGYHYSDSVIYGFSHTHLNGTGVSDYGDIMLMPTMGKPGLTPKEYSSSFSHKNEKATAGFYSVKLDKHNIDVRLTTTKRVGYHEYTFNNAGDANIILDLNHRDKLLEGEVKIIDSKTIEVFRRSEAWATNQYIYARIEFSKPMKISKKTVNGKNENNLFTGTQLALAFSSKVKKGEKIAVKVSISPTGYEGAGKNMLAEGKSNDFETIRRQAVADWDQELSKIEVKSSNKDKLTVFYTAMYHVFTQPNINMDVDGKYRGRDNKFYMARGFDYYSVFSLWDTFRGAHPLMTLIDRKRTADFINTFIKQYEQGGKLPVWELASNETECMIGYHSVSVIADAMTKGITGFDYEKAFEASKHSAMLDIFGLNAYKQNNFISIDDEHESVSKTVEYAYDDWCIAQMAKILGKKEDYQYFMKRSQNWKNLYNPKNGFMQPRKNGNWYEPFEPREVNNNYTEGNSWHYSYSVQQDIPGLIAAHGGKEKFEQFIDAIFAAPDKTTGREQVDITGLIGQYAQGNEPSHHIAYLYNYVGKPEKTDTKIKFILNNYYKNAPDGLIGNEDCGQMSAWYILSVMGIYAVTPGLPEWQTTTPYFDEIKIHLEDGTTRTITKNTGREELKKLGFENVKSFRDFKYDELTASPVIAAARIFDLNTKVEITALNPDDKIYYMTLDEDDANVRKTFTAYKGPFMIMKTTQISAYTERNGEKSSVVTAAFNRRPNNWDITVNSTPTPQYTASGKLSLIDGINGDANWRKGEWLGYQGQTFEAVIDMKSPQQITHLSSTYLQDSRAWILMPKKVEYYVSNNGKDFILLKTVDNTLDPKDETPQVKDFSTDVLPTQARYVKVKAYHFGKLPDWHQGAGGDAYIFVDEISVK
- a CDS encoding TetR/AcrR family transcriptional regulator, which produces MARLLEFDEEQAIQKAMEVFWKKGYASTSMRDLTDAMQINSSSLYNTIGDKQKLFIRCIKNYTDMRIRATEERYKEYGSPIEALENFIRDAAHIITTEPSSCLCIKATFETEGENPEIQAAVNAYDHFNHQFLQNLIEKAQNAGEISTDEDAGIIADHLGSVLIGWYNSFVLHQDSRKITDMADFVIRQLKR